From Mycobacterium lacus, one genomic window encodes:
- a CDS encoding Zn-ribbon domain-containing OB-fold protein, with amino-acid sequence MLIEHCDACARWVHPATGECRDCGGPLVARPVSGRGTVFTYTINYHPYNPDIPVPYVIAIVELAEQSGLRVAANIVGCEPETVTCGMPVNIRPERGAGGAPLFAPA; translated from the coding sequence ATGCTCATCGAGCACTGCGACGCGTGCGCACGCTGGGTGCATCCGGCGACCGGCGAATGCCGCGACTGCGGCGGCCCGCTCGTGGCGCGACCGGTGTCCGGGCGCGGCACGGTGTTCACCTACACGATCAACTACCACCCGTACAATCCCGACATTCCCGTGCCGTACGTGATCGCCATCGTGGAGCTCGCCGAGCAGAGCGGGCTGCGGGTGGCCGCCAATATCGTTGGCTGCGAACCGGAAACGGTGACGTGCGGGATGCCCGTCAACATCCGGCCCGAACGGGGCGCCGGTGGCGCGCCGTTGTTCGCCCCGGCTTAG